In Sphingobacterium sp. lm-10, one DNA window encodes the following:
- a CDS encoding ABC transporter ATP-binding protein has translation MIELKHIFKWYNVGGTKTFVLKDINLRIEQGEFISIMGPSGSGKSTLLHILGNLDMPDEGTYHFLEEDVYALKSRKRAELFQSRVGFVFQSYHLIDELTVYENIETPLIYKNISGSERKAIVGDMLDRFGIVGKKDLFPNQLSGGQQQIVGIARALAGSPKLILADEPTGNLNSQQGEDVMKLFKKLNEEGVTIIQVTHSEKNAEYGNRIINLLDGQLKAD, from the coding sequence ATGATCGAACTAAAGCATATTTTCAAATGGTATAATGTCGGAGGTACCAAGACTTTTGTACTGAAAGACATCAACCTACGTATTGAACAAGGAGAATTCATCTCTATAATGGGGCCTTCCGGATCTGGAAAATCTACCCTATTGCATATATTGGGGAATTTAGATATGCCAGATGAAGGTACTTACCATTTTTTGGAAGAAGATGTTTATGCCCTTAAAAGCCGAAAAAGAGCGGAGCTTTTTCAATCGCGCGTAGGCTTTGTATTTCAGTCCTACCACCTCATTGATGAGCTCACGGTGTATGAAAACATTGAGACGCCACTGATATATAAAAACATTTCAGGCTCAGAGCGCAAAGCTATTGTTGGCGATATGCTCGACCGCTTTGGCATTGTTGGCAAGAAAGATCTATTTCCTAATCAATTATCAGGCGGACAGCAGCAGATTGTAGGCATTGCCCGAGCTTTGGCGGGATCTCCGAAACTCATCTTAGCAGATGAGCCTACCGGAAATCTTAACTCGCAACAAGGCGAAGACGTTATGAAATTATTTAAAAAGCTCAATGAAGAAGGTGTCACCATTATTCAGGTAACTCACTCAGAGAAGAATGCAGAGTACGGCAATCGTATCATCAACTTGTTGGATGGACAGTTAAAGGCAGATTAA
- a CDS encoding GH92 family glycosyl hydrolase, with amino-acid sequence MINLGLAKRVRWQECLRTLGVLSLLHLGGSAQAQEKRLVDYVDPMIGTAKMGHTYPGPTVPFGSVQLSPDTDTIPYAMNGKYNGDVYKYCAGYQYSDPTIVGFSHTHFSGTGHSDLGDFLLMPTSGALKLNPGTADKPGSGYRSAYSHDNEHAAANYYKVKLDAHDITAELTTSARVGHHKYTFSKAGESHIIFDLMHGIYNYDEKNVWTVARVLDDHTIVGYRQTHGWARTRVVHFAMKFSKPFRNYGTKNFEKEQVYKGFWRKFDQTDNFPDIAGTKIRMHFDFDVTAGEEVQVKLAISPVSMDNALANMEAEVPHWDFERTKREGQDLWEKELERIQAILPSKADYVNFYTAMYHAALMPTEYMDVNGQYRGLDHQVHQADGFTNYSSFSLWDTFRAFHPYMNLINPSRNADMVASMMAHYDQSTLKMLPIWSHYGNDNWCMSGYHSVSVIADAVLKGVYKGDANAALDACIATANYRRYEGIGDYIDLGYIPDEKNGTSVSNTLEYAYDDWCIAQLAKHLNRDADYQTFAKRAENWRNMFDPSIGFMRPKNVEGKFREKFDVLETHGQGFIEGNTWNYSLYVPHNPEGLMELIGGKKKLATYLDSLFTMHLPDEFFAHTEDITREGIIGNYVHGNEPAHHVVYLYQLAGEGWKSQEWIRKILKDQYHNGADGLGGNDDCGQMSAWYLFSSMGFYPVAPGSQDYWLGSPLVKSASVKLENGKTFEVTATNQSDKNVYVQEVRLNGKPLKGYILKHADIVNGGKLEFKMGAKPNKKA; translated from the coding sequence ATGATAAACTTAGGTTTAGCTAAAAGAGTGCGCTGGCAGGAATGCCTGCGCACTCTTGGTGTTTTGAGCTTGCTGCACCTTGGTGGTTCGGCACAAGCGCAAGAGAAAAGATTGGTGGATTATGTAGATCCGATGATCGGGACGGCGAAGATGGGGCATACTTACCCCGGACCGACGGTACCGTTTGGTTCGGTACAGCTCAGTCCGGATACAGATACCATACCGTATGCCATGAATGGAAAATACAATGGTGATGTGTATAAATATTGTGCAGGCTACCAGTACAGTGACCCTACTATCGTCGGTTTTAGTCATACGCACTTTAGCGGTACAGGCCATTCAGATTTGGGAGATTTCTTGTTGATGCCCACCAGTGGTGCGCTCAAATTGAATCCAGGTACCGCAGATAAACCCGGTAGCGGCTATCGCTCGGCGTACAGCCATGACAACGAACATGCTGCGGCCAATTACTACAAAGTAAAACTGGATGCGCACGATATTACAGCGGAGCTGACGACCAGCGCACGGGTAGGACATCACAAGTATACTTTCAGTAAGGCAGGTGAAAGTCATATCATCTTTGATTTAATGCATGGCATCTATAACTACGATGAGAAGAATGTGTGGACGGTAGCGCGTGTGCTAGATGACCATACCATCGTAGGATATCGGCAGACGCACGGATGGGCGCGTACGCGCGTCGTACATTTTGCGATGAAATTTTCCAAGCCATTCCGTAATTATGGTACCAAGAACTTTGAGAAAGAGCAAGTTTATAAGGGATTTTGGCGCAAGTTCGACCAGACGGACAACTTCCCAGACATTGCCGGTACTAAAATTCGGATGCACTTCGACTTTGATGTCACGGCTGGTGAAGAAGTTCAGGTGAAATTGGCCATATCTCCCGTAAGTATGGACAATGCCTTAGCCAATATGGAAGCGGAAGTACCCCATTGGGACTTCGAACGTACGAAACGCGAAGGACAGGATTTGTGGGAGAAGGAACTAGAGCGTATTCAAGCTATATTGCCTTCGAAAGCCGATTATGTCAATTTCTACACCGCGATGTATCACGCGGCGCTGATGCCTACGGAATACATGGATGTGAATGGGCAGTATCGTGGTTTGGACCATCAGGTTCACCAAGCCGATGGTTTCACGAACTATTCGTCGTTCTCCTTGTGGGATACTTTCCGGGCTTTTCACCCGTATATGAACTTGATCAATCCTTCCCGAAACGCGGATATGGTGGCTTCGATGATGGCACATTATGATCAGAGCACATTGAAAATGCTACCAATCTGGTCGCATTACGGTAACGATAATTGGTGTATGAGCGGCTATCACAGCGTTTCGGTCATTGCAGATGCGGTATTGAAAGGTGTTTATAAAGGCGATGCTAATGCCGCGCTAGATGCGTGTATTGCGACCGCTAATTACCGCCGCTACGAGGGTATCGGAGATTACATCGATTTGGGTTATATACCCGATGAGAAAAATGGTACATCGGTATCCAACACCTTGGAATATGCCTACGATGATTGGTGCATTGCGCAGTTAGCCAAACACCTGAATAGGGATGCCGACTACCAAACATTTGCTAAACGCGCGGAGAACTGGCGCAATATGTTTGATCCATCTATCGGTTTTATGCGACCAAAAAATGTCGAAGGAAAATTCCGAGAGAAATTTGATGTCTTGGAAACTCATGGGCAGGGTTTTATAGAAGGGAATACCTGGAATTACAGCCTGTATGTACCGCATAATCCAGAAGGATTAATGGAATTGATCGGTGGCAAGAAGAAGCTTGCTACCTATCTGGATTCTTTGTTTACGATGCACTTGCCAGATGAGTTTTTTGCACATACAGAAGACATTACCCGGGAGGGAATTATTGGTAATTATGTGCACGGCAACGAGCCGGCGCATCACGTCGTATACCTTTATCAGTTAGCCGGTGAAGGATGGAAATCTCAAGAATGGATTCGTAAGATTCTGAAAGATCAGTATCATAATGGTGCAGATGGTCTCGGTGGAAATGATGACTGCGGTCAGATGAGTGCCTGGTATTTATTTTCCAGCATGGGCTTCTATCCGGTAGCTCCAGGTTCTCAAGATTATTGGTTAGGCAGCCCCTTGGTAAAATCTGCATCTGTGAAATTAGAAAATGGGAAAACCTTTGAGGTAACGGCTACCAATCAAAGCGATAAAAACGTATACGTACAGGAAGTACGCTTAAATGGTAAGCCTTTAAAAGGGTATATCCTCAAGCATGCCGATATCGTGAATGGAGGTAAGCTTGAATTTAAAATGGGAGCAAAGCCCAACAAAAAGGCATAG
- a CDS encoding ABC transporter permease, protein MWNNYLKIMYRNLWRYKAYSLLNILGLSIGLASTFMILLWVNHERSYDQFHESAVQTYRLTSGVSKDFVAATTPPPLGEDLATKIPGIKDYLRLTHRVSHLFENEGKKFEEKEGFYADSNFLSFFSFTVLKGDPATALQNPDAILLTEKMATKYFGSTDVVGKTLTRDNKTTFKVSAVLADLPSNSHLQFDYILPISALNEGDWKFPSQNWSNFIYYTYLQLDEHLTPSEDALSSLTADITRQYRTHVDGAISKTIFTLQPLSAIHLHSQNFQVDVAVHGHYQYVSTLSLVGLFILIVACINFMNLSTARSARRAREVGLRKIVGAERRQLITQFLGESLFITTLSVIIALALVMLLLPVFEVLVGKDLSISLFSSEIAWYLLAIVIFTGLFAGSYPAIYLSGFQPLNILKGILTAQQSGHRLFRNGLVVLQFVVSIFLLVGTLVIYKQLEFIKNRDNGFDQSNLLYVSMSGEIWRKQETWKNALAANPLTSNFTITDALPSNLVSGTIDYWWEGKDPNSELIVPMMDVDGDFITVFGMELLAGRTFSKLFTDSSSYMINESMAVVMGLTPEEAIGRPFTVWSKKGNIVGVVKDFNFKPVSQSVGPLMLQYNEWGGMAVIRTQPGKLEATLAAVKALNTELNPDYPFNYGFFDEELSRLYESEQRLSKLFAVFAALGIFISCLGLYGLSAFMAEQRFKEIGIRKVLGSSIVGIITLLSTNFIGLLALAILIAIPIAWYGAVQWLNGFAYRIDMSIWIAALASAIALTIALLTIGYESVKAALMNPTRSLRDD, encoded by the coding sequence ATGTGGAATAACTACCTCAAAATCATGTATCGGAACCTTTGGCGGTACAAAGCTTATTCTTTGCTCAACATTCTGGGGCTTTCGATCGGGTTAGCTTCCACTTTTATGATTCTATTGTGGGTAAACCACGAGCGCAGTTACGACCAATTCCACGAAAGCGCCGTACAAACCTACCGATTGACCAGTGGTGTGTCAAAGGATTTTGTGGCCGCAACTACTCCTCCACCATTAGGTGAGGACTTGGCGACTAAAATTCCTGGCATAAAAGATTACCTACGCCTCACGCATAGAGTAAGTCATTTATTCGAAAACGAAGGAAAAAAGTTTGAAGAGAAAGAAGGTTTTTATGCCGATTCCAACTTTCTCTCGTTCTTCTCATTTACCGTGCTGAAGGGCGATCCCGCTACCGCATTGCAAAATCCGGACGCCATCCTGCTCACGGAAAAGATGGCCACCAAATACTTCGGGAGTACAGATGTAGTGGGTAAAACATTGACCCGGGATAATAAAACAACTTTTAAAGTATCGGCAGTATTAGCCGACCTTCCAAGTAACTCTCACTTACAATTTGACTACATTCTACCGATTTCGGCTTTGAACGAGGGTGACTGGAAATTTCCGAGTCAAAATTGGAGTAATTTCATTTACTACACCTATTTGCAACTGGATGAACATCTTACGCCTTCGGAAGATGCTCTATCCAGTTTAACGGCAGACATTACCCGTCAATACAGAACGCATGTGGATGGCGCCATATCAAAAACTATTTTCACACTCCAACCATTGTCAGCTATTCATTTGCATTCTCAAAACTTTCAGGTAGATGTAGCCGTACATGGACATTATCAGTATGTCAGCACGCTATCCTTGGTGGGTCTGTTTATTCTGATTGTGGCCTGCATCAATTTCATGAACCTATCTACCGCACGTTCCGCGAGGCGTGCCAGAGAGGTAGGTCTTCGGAAAATAGTAGGCGCAGAGCGGCGGCAATTGATCACACAATTTTTAGGAGAATCCTTATTTATCACTACCCTTTCCGTGATCATCGCCCTGGCACTAGTCATGTTATTATTGCCGGTATTCGAGGTCTTGGTAGGCAAAGATTTATCGATCTCGCTATTCAGTTCAGAAATAGCGTGGTACTTACTAGCTATTGTTATTTTTACCGGTCTATTTGCGGGCAGCTATCCGGCAATCTACCTATCTGGCTTTCAACCACTCAACATTTTAAAAGGAATTCTAACGGCTCAACAGAGCGGTCATCGCCTTTTTAGAAATGGTTTGGTCGTATTACAGTTTGTGGTGTCTATCTTTTTACTCGTGGGCACTCTCGTTATTTACAAACAGTTGGAGTTCATTAAAAACCGAGACAACGGTTTTGATCAATCCAATCTTCTGTACGTCAGCATGAGTGGCGAGATTTGGAGAAAACAAGAAACTTGGAAGAATGCTTTAGCAGCAAATCCTTTAACCAGTAATTTCACGATCACCGATGCACTGCCCTCGAACTTGGTCAGTGGAACAATAGATTACTGGTGGGAAGGCAAAGATCCCAATTCTGAATTAATAGTGCCAATGATGGATGTCGACGGAGATTTTATTACCGTTTTTGGAATGGAACTGTTGGCAGGACGTACTTTCTCTAAGCTTTTTACGGATTCTAGCAGCTATATGATCAATGAAAGCATGGCTGTAGTAATGGGATTAACGCCCGAGGAAGCTATCGGAAGGCCTTTTACAGTGTGGAGCAAAAAAGGAAATATTGTAGGTGTCGTGAAGGACTTCAACTTCAAACCGGTTAGTCAATCGGTTGGGCCACTGATGTTGCAATACAACGAGTGGGGTGGGATGGCGGTAATACGTACACAGCCCGGGAAGCTAGAAGCCACTTTGGCTGCTGTCAAAGCACTGAATACCGAATTAAATCCAGACTACCCTTTTAATTATGGCTTTTTCGATGAAGAACTGTCTCGGCTGTACGAGAGCGAACAACGTCTAAGTAAGTTATTTGCGGTATTTGCAGCACTTGGTATATTCATTTCTTGTTTAGGTTTGTACGGTTTGTCGGCATTCATGGCCGAACAACGTTTTAAAGAAATTGGTATCCGGAAAGTGTTAGGTTCGTCTATTGTAGGTATCATTACACTTTTAAGCACAAACTTCATTGGACTCTTGGCGTTAGCCATCCTTATTGCGATTCCAATCGCTTGGTATGGCGCTGTGCAATGGCTGAATGGCTTTGCTTATCGAATTGATATGAGTATTTGGATTGCGGCCTTGGCATCTGCCATCGCTCTGACCATTGCATTATTAACGATAGGATACGAATCGGTAAAAGCGGCTTTGATGAATCCAACGCGTAGTCTTCGTGATGATTAA
- a CDS encoding glycoside hydrolase family 43 protein: MNKLSSLMAAALLSCSSFALAQQNPVFPGNYADPEGIVYNNTYWIFPTYSAPYEEQIFFDAFSSKDLVNWEKHSRILDNNEVKWANKAMWAPAVLEKDGKYYIFFGANDVHPGEVGGIGVAVADKPEGPYKDLIGKPLIQENVNGAQPIDQFVFKDKDGTYYMYYGGWKHCNMVKLKPDFTGLLPFDDGTYYKEVTPENYVEGPFMFIKDGKYYFMWSEGGWTGPDYKVAYAIADSPFGPFKRVNTILEQDPEIATGAGHHSVIKVPNEEKYYIVYHRRPLGKTSAHDRVTCVEELHFDEQGLIKPVKMTFEGVSHPLK; the protein is encoded by the coding sequence ATGAATAAATTAAGTTCTCTAATGGCGGCTGCTTTGCTCAGTTGCAGCTCATTTGCTCTGGCACAACAAAACCCTGTTTTTCCGGGCAATTATGCCGATCCAGAGGGAATTGTATACAACAACACGTACTGGATTTTCCCAACCTATTCTGCTCCCTATGAGGAGCAAATATTCTTCGACGCATTCTCTTCGAAAGATTTAGTAAACTGGGAAAAACATTCCCGTATTCTGGACAATAATGAGGTAAAGTGGGCAAACAAAGCCATGTGGGCGCCAGCCGTACTGGAGAAAGACGGTAAATACTATATTTTCTTTGGCGCAAACGACGTACACCCTGGTGAAGTGGGTGGTATCGGCGTGGCTGTAGCAGATAAACCCGAAGGGCCCTACAAGGATTTGATCGGCAAACCATTAATCCAAGAAAATGTAAACGGTGCACAGCCCATCGATCAATTTGTATTCAAAGACAAAGACGGTACTTACTATATGTACTACGGAGGATGGAAACATTGTAATATGGTGAAGTTAAAGCCTGACTTTACCGGACTACTACCTTTCGATGACGGAACCTACTATAAAGAAGTCACCCCGGAGAACTATGTAGAAGGTCCATTCATGTTTATAAAAGACGGAAAATACTACTTCATGTGGTCTGAAGGCGGTTGGACAGGTCCAGATTATAAAGTTGCTTATGCTATTGCTGATTCACCATTTGGGCCATTCAAACGTGTGAACACCATCTTAGAACAGGATCCAGAAATTGCGACTGGCGCAGGCCATCACTCGGTCATCAAAGTGCCGAATGAAGAAAAATATTATATCGTATACCACCGTCGTCCATTGGGAAAAACCAGTGCTCATGACCGCGTAACCTGCGTAGAAGAATTACATTTTGATGAACAAGGCTTGATTAAGCCGGTCAAGATGACCTTCGAAGGAGTTAGTCACCCCCTGAAATAG
- a CDS encoding GIY-YIG nuclease family protein → MERGGCVYIITNYTHTTLYTGVTSDLQGRIYAHIHGLFPNSFSKKYKLYKLVYYNFFSTIEDAIAEEKRIKAGSRAKKESLINEVNPNWSDLYETEVKHW, encoded by the coding sequence ATGGAACGAGGCGGCTGCGTTTACATCATAACTAATTATACCCACACGACATTATACACAGGGGTGACTTCCGATTTGCAAGGCAGAATATATGCGCACATCCACGGCTTATTTCCTAATTCATTTTCTAAAAAGTATAAGCTCTATAAACTGGTATATTACAACTTCTTCTCCACTATTGAAGATGCGATTGCAGAGGAAAAAAGAATTAAAGCAGGTAGTAGAGCAAAAAAAGAATCGTTAATAAATGAGGTTAATCCAAATTGGTCCGACTTATATGAGACGGAAGTAAAACACTGGTAA
- a CDS encoding GH92 family glycosyl hydrolase, protein MNLRYLFYSLSFLFSIGALSAQQIDQVERPEEWVNTLMGTDSKPSMSNGNTYPAIAVPWGMNFWSPQTGKMGDGWMYTYAADKLRGFKQTHQPSPWMNDYGQFSIMPGSGTPEIDQDKRASWFSHKSETAKPYYYSVYLADADVTTEITPTERAAVFRFTFPESDSSFVAIDAFDKGSEIKFIPEENKIVGYSSRYSRGKYENFKNYFVIYFDKEVTFTKIWKDSVYQASSAHEAAGNHTGAIVGFKTKRGEQVNMRVASSFISYDQAELNLSREVGAKSFVTVHDEAKEAWHQTLSRVKVGGGTQDQLKTFYSCLYRTVLFPNKLYEIDANNEPVHWSPYNGQILAGRMFGGTGFWDTFRALYPFLNLVYPEINVEMQEGLANAYKEGGWLPEWSSPGYANIMVGNNSASVVSDAHIKGLRGYDIETLYEALLNGANNEGPMTAVGRAGAPYYIDLGYVPYDVGINENAARTLEYAYDDFAIYQLAKALKKPKKEIELYRKRSMNYKHLFDPATGLMRGKNKDGSFQSPFNPFTWGDAFTEGNSWHYTWSVFHDVEGLARLMGGHQSFTTKLDSVFSLPPIFDESYYGGVIHEIREMQVANMGQYAHGNQPIQHMIYLYNYAGEPWKTQYWARETMDRMYTPYPDGYCGDEDNGQTSAWYVFSALGFYPVCPATNEYIFGAPLFDKAEITLANGNTISIAGKDNSAENRYVQQLNVDGKAHAKNFITHEQLLKGSKIDFSMGAQPNTQRGTAAADFPYSLTLEMEGKYK, encoded by the coding sequence ATGAACCTTCGTTATTTATTTTATTCCCTATCATTCTTGTTTTCGATAGGGGCATTATCTGCCCAACAAATTGACCAGGTGGAAAGACCTGAAGAATGGGTGAATACCTTGATGGGAACCGATTCTAAACCATCCATGTCGAATGGAAATACCTATCCGGCCATTGCTGTGCCTTGGGGCATGAACTTTTGGAGCCCGCAAACCGGTAAAATGGGTGACGGATGGATGTATACCTATGCTGCTGACAAATTACGCGGCTTCAAGCAAACACATCAACCTTCTCCTTGGATGAACGACTACGGTCAGTTTTCCATTATGCCAGGAAGTGGTACACCAGAAATCGATCAAGATAAGCGCGCTAGTTGGTTTTCGCATAAATCTGAAACGGCTAAACCTTATTACTATAGTGTTTACCTAGCCGATGCGGATGTTACGACAGAGATTACGCCAACCGAACGTGCGGCGGTATTTCGTTTTACCTTTCCAGAGAGTGATAGCTCTTTCGTTGCTATCGATGCTTTTGATAAAGGATCGGAGATTAAATTCATTCCAGAAGAGAATAAAATTGTAGGTTACTCCAGCCGCTATAGCCGTGGTAAATACGAGAACTTCAAAAACTACTTTGTGATCTACTTCGATAAAGAGGTTACCTTCACCAAGATTTGGAAAGACAGTGTTTACCAAGCTTCGTCTGCGCATGAAGCTGCGGGAAACCATACGGGTGCTATTGTAGGTTTCAAAACGAAACGCGGTGAGCAAGTGAACATGCGCGTCGCATCGTCGTTTATTAGTTATGATCAGGCGGAACTAAATCTTTCTCGTGAAGTCGGAGCTAAATCGTTTGTGACTGTTCATGATGAAGCAAAAGAGGCTTGGCATCAAACCTTGAGTCGTGTAAAAGTAGGTGGTGGTACACAGGATCAGTTGAAAACGTTTTATTCGTGTTTGTACAGAACGGTTTTGTTTCCGAATAAGTTATATGAGATCGACGCTAATAATGAACCGGTACATTGGAGTCCTTATAATGGTCAGATTCTCGCCGGCCGTATGTTTGGCGGAACCGGCTTCTGGGATACATTCCGTGCGCTATATCCATTCCTGAATCTGGTATATCCAGAGATCAACGTAGAAATGCAAGAGGGCTTAGCCAACGCGTATAAAGAAGGCGGATGGTTGCCCGAGTGGAGCAGTCCGGGTTATGCCAACATTATGGTCGGTAACAACTCTGCGTCTGTGGTATCGGATGCGCATATCAAAGGATTGCGCGGTTATGATATTGAGACCCTGTACGAAGCCTTGTTAAATGGTGCAAACAATGAAGGCCCAATGACCGCTGTTGGTCGTGCAGGTGCGCCGTACTACATTGATTTGGGTTATGTACCTTACGATGTCGGAATCAATGAAAATGCGGCCAGAACTTTGGAATATGCCTACGATGATTTTGCGATTTATCAATTAGCAAAAGCCTTGAAAAAGCCAAAAAAAGAGATCGAATTGTACCGCAAACGCAGTATGAACTATAAGCACTTATTTGATCCGGCAACTGGATTGATGCGTGGTAAAAATAAAGATGGTTCTTTCCAGTCGCCATTTAACCCATTTACATGGGGAGATGCATTTACTGAAGGAAATAGCTGGCACTATACCTGGTCGGTCTTCCATGATGTGGAAGGGTTGGCACGTTTGATGGGTGGACACCAATCATTTACCACTAAGTTGGATTCTGTATTCTCTCTTCCGCCGATTTTCGACGAAAGCTATTATGGTGGTGTGATCCACGAGATTCGTGAAATGCAAGTGGCCAATATGGGGCAGTATGCACATGGTAATCAGCCAATCCAGCATATGATCTATCTATATAATTATGCAGGCGAGCCTTGGAAAACGCAATACTGGGCACGTGAAACGATGGATCGTATGTATACACCTTATCCAGATGGATACTGTGGTGATGAAGACAATGGACAAACATCTGCTTGGTATGTATTCTCGGCATTAGGTTTCTACCCCGTGTGTCCGGCTACAAATGAGTACATCTTTGGTGCACCACTGTTCGATAAGGCAGAGATTACGCTCGCCAATGGAAATACCATATCGATAGCAGGAAAGGACAATAGTGCTGAAAACCGCTATGTACAGCAATTAAATGTAGATGGTAAAGCCCATGCGAAGAACTTTATTACACACGAACAATTGCTAAAAGGTTCGAAAATTGATTTCTCTATGGGAGCGCAACCGAATACACAACGAGGAACGGCTGCAGCGGATTTTCCTTATTCGTTGACGTTAGAAATGGAAGGAAAATATAAATAA
- a CDS encoding basic secretory family protein, which produces MLNYFKRQSALSTLTLGLFAALFLPVVLHAQQIQTITKKGYTLHFLAQNPDFDIAQQKRLQEVFFTNYPKLVKDYNKNSFKEVYITIDTAYDGVAYAHNGKIVIAQAWMEKMPEDIDVVTHEVMHIVQAYPPRSGPGWLVEGVADYVRYKYGVNNKAANWSLPALKEDHRYTSSYRIAARFLDWVETDKKKGAVKLLDAAMRNKTYTPEIWVSLTGMELDALWDAYVAANKV; this is translated from the coding sequence ATGTTAAATTATTTTAAACGCCAATCTGCGCTAAGCACCCTAACCTTAGGATTGTTTGCTGCGCTATTTCTGCCTGTTGTACTCCATGCGCAACAAATTCAAACAATTACAAAAAAAGGTTATACGCTACATTTTCTTGCGCAGAACCCTGATTTTGATATTGCACAACAAAAGCGACTGCAGGAAGTGTTTTTTACTAATTATCCTAAGTTGGTAAAAGATTATAATAAGAACTCGTTTAAGGAAGTATACATCACGATTGATACAGCTTATGATGGCGTTGCATATGCTCATAATGGTAAAATTGTGATTGCTCAAGCCTGGATGGAAAAGATGCCAGAAGATATTGACGTCGTAACGCATGAAGTGATGCACATCGTACAGGCCTATCCACCTCGAAGTGGACCAGGCTGGTTGGTAGAGGGAGTAGCAGACTACGTGCGCTATAAGTATGGTGTGAACAATAAGGCAGCCAACTGGTCTTTGCCAGCGCTTAAGGAAGACCACCGCTACACCAGTAGTTATCGGATAGCAGCACGCTTTCTGGATTGGGTAGAGACCGATAAGAAAAAAGGTGCAGTAAAGCTGTTAGATGCTGCCATGCGCAACAAAACGTATACACCAGAGATTTGGGTAAGCCTTACCGGTATGGAGCTGGATGCGCTTTGGGATGCGTATGTGGCAGCTAATAAAGTATAG